The segment GGCTTTTTTAGCAGCATACAAATTTTTGTCGGTCGCTTCCTGCCATTGGCCTGGGGTAATTTCCCGATGGGGGATCAGCACCATCCCACCCAGGCTGATGGTGACATATGGACCGATGGCGCTTTTTTCGTGGGGGATGGCCAACCCTTCCACAGCCTGGCGCATTATTTCAGCAGTGCTCAAAGCGCCATTTTCATCGGTTTGGGGCAGGATGGCCACGAACTCTTCTCCCCCATAGCGGGCAAAAAAGTCAGAGGAGCGCCGCATGGCGCCTTTGAGGGTAAGAGCCACCTGCTTTAAACACTCATCCCCCGCTCCATGACCGTAAAAGTCGTTGAATCCTTTAAAATAATCGATATCCAGCAGCAGGAGGCCGATGGAGGAGCGATTGCGCAGAGCCCGCCGCCACTCCAGCTCCAGGCGTTCATCAAAGCTGCGGCGATTATCCACCCCCGTCAAACCATCCAGGGTGGAGAGGCGCTCCAGGGTATCCCGAACCCGTTTAAGCTCCAGATGATTGCGCACTCTCGCTTTGACAATGGCCGGGCTGCAGGGTTTGGTCAGATAATCAATCGCTCCCAGTTCAAGCCCCCGGGTTTCGTCATCCTCATGATCCAGGGCGGTGACGAAGACCACCGGAATGTTCTGAATGCCCGGGGTGGCTTTCAAGCGGCGGCAGGTTTCATAGCCATCAAGACCGGGCATGGTGATATCCAGCAGAATCAAATCCGGCTTTTCCTCTGCCGCCACAGCCAGCGCCTTGGCCCCATCCGTCGCCACCAGGATTTCATAATCATCCCGCAGGATGCCCCCCAAAAAACGGATGTTGGCAGGCGCATCATCCACGATCAATATCTGCATTCTGTCAGTATCGTTCTTCAAAACGGATCCCCCTCCGAATCGAACTCTTTTCGACAGCTTGTTGACGATTTTTCCGTCTGCTCTCCCTCTTCGGTCATGAGAGGGCTTCCCCCTCCAGATCGATGGCCAGCGTTTCGGCCAGTACTAATAATGCCTCTTCAGCCCCCTGATAATCAAACTGATCCAGTTTTTCTTTAAGAGTGACGATCTCTCTTTCGAATAATCCAGCTCCCAATGCCGCCTCCAGCCGAGTCAAACTCTGATCCGCATCCAGGTGAGCGCTACGGATATCAGCAGCCAATGCCTGTAAAAGTGGCCCCAATACTTCCCGATCCACTTTGGCTTGGGCTGGCCCCTGGGTGGATGCCTGTTCAGGGGTCTGGGGGGATACTTGAGCGGGTTGATGTGAGGCTTTGTGGAGGGCTTGCAGTTGATCGATGGCTGGCAGAAGAGTGGCGAAAGCTGTTTCAAACCGGGCCAGCTTATCCGCCTGCTCCGAAGGAGAGATGCCTGCTTGCAGGGAGGCTTCCAGTTCCCTGGCGGCCTGGTGCAACTCATGGGCTGCGATGTTGCCGGAGACGCCTTTGATGGTGTGGGCGATCCGGTTGAGTTCAGGCAGGTTGTGTGGCGCATGAAGTCCCGCACGCATCTCCTTTGGGGCCTGGCCATAATCCCGCTGGAAATCGCTCAAGAGCTGTAGATAGAGGGGGACGTTACCCGAAAGCCGTTTGATCGCCACCCCACAGTCGAGCCCGGGCAAGGCTTCGGGGAGGGGAGGTGTGTGGGGGGCGGGATGGGCAGCGGGTTCGGTGGCGGGATCGATTGTTGGTCGAGAATCGTCCAGCATCTTGATTTCAGGCTGGATTTTAGAAGGAGCCGTGGCTGGGAGGGGAGCCGAATCCCTGGAGGGGGCATCGCCCTTGGGTATCCAGCGCGTCAGAATTTTTTGCAGGTAAGCCACATCGATGGGCTTGGTGACAAAATCATTCATACCGGCAGCCAGGCACTTTTCCCGGTTGCCCTGCATGGCGTGGGCGGTCATGGCGATGACGGGTAGATTTTTAAAACGGGGGATTTCCCGCAGATGCCGGGTGGTCTCATAGCCGTCCATTTCCGGCATTTGAATATCCATTAAAATGCCGTGGAAGGCTTCGTCTCCCAACACTTCCAGGGCTTTTTTGCCGGTATCGGCGATGCGTACCGTCAGCCCCATGTTTTCGAGGATTTCCCGGGCCACTTGCTGGTTGATGGGGTTATCTTCCACCAGCAAAACCGGAGCCCCTCTGAAATCCACGATCTCTTCCGGATCCATCCGGGGATCCAGCTTGGCCAGGGCCGGGCCGTGGCCGAAAAGGTCCAGGATGGTGTCGAACAGTACCGATGGATTGACCGGCTTCACCAGACAGGCATCCACCCAGGATTGTCGGGCCTGGCGCATCCACTCTTCCCGGCCAAAGGCGGTCATCATGATGATGCGGGGAGGGGTCGTGGCAGCGGTTCCGGTTTCGGTCCGGCACGACACCCGAATGCGTCGAGCCGCTTCGAAGCCATCCATGCCGGGCATGCGCCAATCCATAAGCACCAGACCATAGGGGGTGCTGGTGGCCATGGATTGCCGCCAAGCATCCAGGGCCTCCTCTCCGGACTCCACACAGGTTACCTTGAACTCAAAAGAGGTGAGCATCTCCTTGAGAATTTCCCGGGAGGTGTCGTTATCATCCACCACCAGGGTGCGAATGGGGCCCAGGTGGGCTTTGGCGCGTTGGCGGCTCTGGATGCGGTCCTGACTATGGGCATGATTGTAAAGAGCGGTAAAA is part of the Magnetococcales bacterium genome and harbors:
- a CDS encoding diguanylate cyclase, translating into MQILIVDDAPANIRFLGGILRDDYEILVATDGAKALAVAAEEKPDLILLDITMPGLDGYETCRRLKATPGIQNIPVVFVTALDHEDDETRGLELGAIDYLTKPCSPAIVKARVRNHLELKRVRDTLERLSTLDGLTGVDNRRSFDERLELEWRRALRNRSSIGLLLLDIDYFKGFNDFYGHGAGDECLKQVALTLKGAMRRSSDFFARYGGEEFVAILPQTDENGALSTAEIMRQAVEGLAIPHEKSAIGPYVTISLGGMVLIPHREITPGQWQEATDKNLYAAKKAGRNQALVGSMASV
- a CDS encoding response regulator, whose translation is MTETEAQTERNASANREWLRHLLPWAAAYLLAGQAWLLVPFAKESFILGWPPTAIATAAVLLHGPRMALGVALGALLLTATRHLPLPAILFITLGQSLQALTAWYLLRRLASFTTRMDRITGVIQFTVIAVGVAPAVNALCGIWGLGLTGKVAWEDIMPTWFLWWVGDAMSVLVITPLLLTAGQWQREQLDWKKITEMLLLIGCLIPVTLGIYGGYLVGDLAPPLAYLGFPLVIWAGGHFKQQGAGLAAGLITLIALWGSTNGQGPFVRESLNATILDLYAFLSAMTVVGYMLAATVSEREHSRAAYEASLLALEEKVRERTQALSQAKESAEEANQAKSAFLANMSHEIRTPMNAIIGLTDLALKNDMSPKLSDYLGKIRTASHSLLGIINDILDFSKIEEGKMDLESVEFDLLEVMDNLRNLLDGRMAEQSQVELIFSTSPALPRQLMGDPLRLGQVLLNLAGNAVKFTKEGEIEVRVVRHSQGHNWVRVGFSVRDTGIGIDPEKIDQLFDSFSQADDSTSRNYGGTGLGLAICKRLVAMMGGEIRVESRPGEGSTFSFTALYNHAHSQDRIQSRQRAKAHLGPIRTLVVDDNDTSREILKEMLTSFEFKVTCVESGEEALDAWRQSMATSTPYGLVLMDWRMPGMDGFEAARRIRVSCRTETGTAATTPPRIIMMTAFGREEWMRQARQSWVDACLVKPVNPSVLFDTILDLFGHGPALAKLDPRMDPEEIVDFRGAPVLLVEDNPINQQVAREILENMGLTVRIADTGKKALEVLGDEAFHGILMDIQMPEMDGYETTRHLREIPRFKNLPVIAMTAHAMQGNREKCLAAGMNDFVTKPIDVAYLQKILTRWIPKGDAPSRDSAPLPATAPSKIQPEIKMLDDSRPTIDPATEPAAHPAPHTPPLPEALPGLDCGVAIKRLSGNVPLYLQLLSDFQRDYGQAPKEMRAGLHAPHNLPELNRIAHTIKGVSGNIAAHELHQAARELEASLQAGISPSEQADKLARFETAFATLLPAIDQLQALHKASHQPAQVSPQTPEQASTQGPAQAKVDREVLGPLLQALAADIRSAHLDADQSLTRLEAALGAGLFEREIVTLKEKLDQFDYQGAEEALLVLAETLAIDLEGEALS